The following coding sequences lie in one Jatrophihabitans sp. genomic window:
- the allB gene encoding allantoinase AllB produces MTDLLLRARRMITAEGERSGAVRISGGRITSVDSFDAPAGAGPDGSAVTEVVIAEDCVLLPGLVDSHVHINEPGRTEWEGFASATAAAAAGGITTVVDMPLNSIPPTVDLAALRVKQRAAEGRVHVDVAFWGGAVPANCAETAGGDDLHELHDLHRAGVAGFKCFLLDSGVEEFPPLDRAGVIAAMRRIAAFDGLLIAHAEDPAVIAAAPQPAGRSYRSFVASRPPDAETQAISWFLDAVRQTGCRAHLVHLSSAAALPLIAAARGEGLPVTVETCPHYLSLAAEQVPDGATEFKCCPPIREQANREQLWQALSDGLIDCVVSDHSPCTAELKRRDTGDFAAAWGGIASLQLALPVTWTQASSRGHTLGELVGWMAAAPARLAGLAGKGAIAAGYDADFAVFAPEQSFTVDPARLRHRNPMTPYAGARLRGVVRETWLAGERIDGRLPRGRLLRRSESR; encoded by the coding sequence ATGACCGATCTGCTGCTGCGCGCCCGCCGGATGATCACCGCCGAGGGCGAGCGGTCCGGCGCGGTGCGAATCAGCGGCGGCCGGATCACCTCGGTCGACAGCTTCGACGCCCCGGCCGGCGCCGGCCCGGACGGCTCAGCGGTCACCGAGGTGGTGATCGCCGAGGACTGCGTCCTGCTGCCGGGGCTGGTGGACTCGCACGTGCACATCAACGAGCCCGGCCGGACCGAGTGGGAGGGCTTCGCCTCGGCCACCGCCGCGGCGGCGGCCGGCGGGATCACCACGGTGGTCGACATGCCGCTCAACAGCATCCCGCCGACGGTCGACCTGGCGGCGCTGCGGGTCAAGCAGCGGGCTGCCGAGGGCAGGGTGCACGTGGACGTGGCCTTCTGGGGCGGCGCCGTGCCGGCCAACTGCGCCGAGACCGCCGGCGGAGACGACCTGCACGAGCTTCACGATCTTCACAGGGCCGGGGTGGCCGGTTTCAAGTGCTTCCTGCTCGACTCCGGTGTCGAGGAGTTCCCGCCGCTGGACCGAGCCGGGGTGATCGCGGCGATGAGGCGGATCGCCGCCTTCGACGGCCTGCTGATCGCCCACGCCGAGGACCCGGCGGTGATCGCGGCGGCGCCCCAACCGGCCGGGCGCAGTTACCGGTCCTTCGTGGCGTCCCGGCCGCCGGATGCCGAGACCCAGGCCATCAGCTGGTTTCTGGACGCGGTGCGCCAGACCGGCTGCCGGGCGCACCTGGTGCACCTGTCCAGCGCCGCGGCGCTGCCGCTGATCGCCGCCGCCCGCGGCGAGGGGCTGCCGGTCACGGTGGAGACCTGCCCGCACTACCTGAGCCTGGCCGCCGAGCAGGTGCCCGACGGCGCGACCGAGTTCAAGTGCTGCCCTCCGATCAGGGAGCAGGCCAATCGGGAGCAGCTGTGGCAGGCCCTGTCCGACGGCCTGATCGACTGCGTGGTGTCAGACCACTCGCCGTGCACCGCTGAGCTCAAGCGCCGGGACACCGGCGACTTCGCCGCGGCCTGGGGTGGCATCGCCTCGCTCCAGCTCGCGCTGCCGGTGACCTGGACGCAGGCCAGCAGCCGGGGCCACACCCTCGGCGAGCTGGTCGGCTGGATGGCGGCCGCTCCGGCGCGGTTGGCGGGCCTGGCCGGCAAGGGCGCGATCGCGGCCGGCTACGACGCCGACTTCGCCGTCTTCGCCCCGGAGCAGAGCTTCACGGTGGACCCCGCCCGGTTGCGGCATCGCAACCCGATGACGCCCTACGCCGGGGCTAGGCTGCGCGGCGTGGTGAGAGAAACCTGGCTGGCCGGCGAGCGGATCGACGGGCGCCTCCCGCGGGGCCGGCTGCTACGCCGCTCGGAGTCCCGGTGA
- the uraD gene encoding 2-oxo-4-hydroxy-4-carboxy-5-ureidoimidazoline decarboxylase, whose product MDPAQIGPIAVAELDAAPAADAAAELMPCCASKRWVSGLVSGRPYARLDRLTAASDALLARLDWSELESALAGHPRIGERAASDGRADGWSRQEQAGAARAGDRVRQELAEANRAYEQRFGHVFLICATGLSAETMLGALRSRLRNDPVAEREVVRAELAKIVRLRLAKAFR is encoded by the coding sequence GTGGACCCTGCGCAGATCGGCCCGATCGCGGTGGCCGAGCTCGACGCGGCGCCGGCCGCCGACGCCGCCGCGGAGCTGATGCCCTGTTGCGCCAGCAAGCGGTGGGTCTCAGGCCTGGTCAGCGGCCGCCCGTACGCCCGGCTGGACCGGCTCACCGCCGCCTCGGACGCGCTGCTGGCCAGGCTGGACTGGTCCGAGCTGGAGTCCGCGCTGGCCGGCCATCCCCGGATCGGCGAGCGCGCCGCCTCCGACGGCCGGGCCGACGGCTGGTCCCGTCAGGAGCAGGCCGGCGCCGCCCGCGCCGGTGACCGGGTGCGCCAGGAGCTGGCCGAGGCCAACCGCGCCTACGAGCAGCGCTTCGGCCACGTCTTTCTCATCTGCGCCACCGGCCTGTCGGCCGAGACGATGCTGGGCGCGTTGCGCTCCCGGCTGCGCAACGACCCGGTCGCCGAGCGCGAGGTGGTGCGCGCAGAGCTGGCCAAGATCGTCCGGCTGCGGCTGGCGAAGGCGTTTCGCTGA
- the uraH gene encoding hydroxyisourate hydrolase: MSLSTHVLDAVLGRPAHGVPVRLEQRAESGWTAMAERVTGADGRIADLSPGLAAGHYRLVFDTESYLGPQAFYPEVVITFRVEGAGQHYHVPLLLSPFAYSTYRGS; this comes from the coding sequence ATGAGTCTGTCCACTCACGTGCTGGACGCTGTGCTCGGCCGGCCGGCGCACGGCGTCCCGGTGCGGCTGGAACAGCGCGCGGAGTCGGGGTGGACGGCGATGGCAGAGCGGGTCACCGGCGCCGACGGCCGGATCGCTGACCTGTCGCCGGGGCTGGCGGCCGGGCACTACCGGCTGGTGTTCGACACCGAGAGCTACCTCGGCCCGCAGGCCTTCTACCCCGAGGTGGTCATCACCTTCCGCGTCGAAGGCGCCGGCCAGCACTACCACGTCCCATTGCTGCTGAGCCCGTTCGCCTACTCGACCTACCGCGGCAGCTGA
- the pucL gene encoding urate oxidase, whose translation MAVLGENRYGKAEVRVVRIDRGRRPHAISDFNVSISLSGDMEEVHLSGANDQVLPTDTQKNTVYALAQKLGGVEPEVFALALARHFVEGRPAITRAQVQVDSYGWSPVGPHSLVRSGGEVRTVTVVHDEQSGSWVLGGLRELTLLNTTGSEFWGFAKDSYTTLAETTDRMLATSVEARWRFRGADCDWAAAHERARQALIQAFVDTHSYSLQQSLFAMGSRVLAEAPEVCEVRLALPNKHHFLVDLSPFGLPNDQEVYLAADRPYGLIEGQVLAEDAPEAGPVWS comes from the coding sequence ATGGCCGTCCTGGGCGAGAACCGTTACGGCAAGGCCGAGGTGCGGGTGGTGCGCATCGACCGCGGCCGGCGCCCGCACGCCATCTCCGACTTCAACGTCTCGATCAGCCTGTCCGGTGACATGGAAGAGGTGCACCTGTCGGGCGCCAACGATCAGGTGCTGCCGACCGACACCCAGAAGAACACCGTCTACGCCCTGGCCCAGAAGCTCGGCGGCGTCGAGCCCGAGGTGTTCGCCCTGGCGCTGGCGCGGCATTTCGTCGAAGGCCGGCCCGCCATCACGCGCGCCCAGGTGCAGGTGGACAGCTACGGCTGGAGCCCGGTCGGGCCGCACTCGCTGGTCCGCTCCGGCGGCGAGGTCAGGACCGTGACGGTGGTGCACGACGAGCAGTCAGGCAGCTGGGTGCTCGGCGGCCTGCGCGAGCTCACCCTGCTCAACACCACCGGCTCGGAGTTCTGGGGCTTCGCCAAGGATTCCTACACCACGCTGGCCGAGACCACCGACCGGATGCTGGCCACCAGCGTCGAGGCCCGGTGGCGGTTCCGCGGCGCCGACTGCGACTGGGCGGCGGCGCACGAGCGCGCCCGGCAGGCGCTGATCCAGGCCTTCGTCGACACCCACAGCTACTCGCTGCAGCAGAGCCTGTTCGCGATGGGCTCGCGGGTGTTGGCCGAGGCGCCCGAGGTCTGCGAGGTCAGGCTGGCGTTGCCGAACAAGCACCACTTCCTCGTCGACCTCAGCCCGTTCGGCCTGCCCAATGACCAGGAGGTGTACCTGGCCGCGGACCGGCCCTACGGCCTGATCGAGGGCCAGGTGCTGGCCGAGGACGCGCCGGAGGCAGGGCCGGTCTGGTCCTGA
- a CDS encoding FAD binding domain-containing protein — MDFLRPESWADALAAKAELPAAAPLAGGTDLMVEINFDRRRPEALLDLNPIAELADWSVDGDHLVLGATLPYARVIAELGDRLPGLAMASRTIGSPQIRNRGSIGGNLGSASPAGDSHPVLLALNAVVEVASARGSRLIGVDEFYLAPKRSALAPDELIRSVRIPSGAGPCQFAKVGTRNAMVIAVCSFAVALHPQTQSVRTGIGSAGPTPLRAPAAEAFLAGELASAGGWESRAELGPDVASRFGELVAQAAVPIDDVRGTARYRRQALAVLARRTLGWAWQEYRACA; from the coding sequence GTGGATTTCCTTCGACCGGAGTCCTGGGCCGACGCCCTGGCGGCCAAGGCCGAGCTGCCCGCCGCCGCGCCGCTGGCCGGCGGCACCGACCTCATGGTCGAGATCAACTTCGACCGCCGCCGCCCCGAGGCGCTGCTGGACCTCAACCCGATCGCCGAGCTCGCGGACTGGTCCGTCGACGGCGACCACCTGGTGCTGGGCGCCACGCTGCCTTACGCCCGGGTGATCGCCGAGCTGGGCGACCGGCTGCCCGGGCTGGCGATGGCCAGCCGGACGATCGGCTCACCGCAGATCCGCAACCGCGGCTCCATCGGCGGCAACCTGGGCTCTGCCTCACCGGCCGGTGACAGCCACCCGGTGCTGCTGGCGCTCAACGCAGTGGTCGAGGTGGCCTCGGCCCGCGGCAGCCGGCTCATCGGAGTCGATGAGTTCTACCTCGCGCCCAAGCGCTCGGCGCTGGCCCCGGACGAGCTGATCCGCAGCGTCCGCATCCCCTCCGGCGCCGGACCGTGCCAGTTCGCCAAGGTGGGCACTCGCAACGCCATGGTGATCGCGGTCTGCTCGTTCGCGGTGGCCCTGCACCCGCAGACTCAGTCGGTGCGCACCGGCATCGGCTCGGCAGGCCCGACCCCCCTGCGCGCCCCCGCGGCCGAGGCGTTCCTGGCCGGCGAGCTGGCCTCGGCCGGCGGCTGGGAGTCCCGGGCCGAGCTGGGCCCGGACGTGGCGAGCCGGTTCGGCGAGCTGGTGGCCCAGGCCGCCGTTCCGATCGACGACGTCCGGGGCACTGCCCGCTACCGGCGGCAGGCGCTGGCCGTGCTGGCTCGCCGGACCCTGGGCTGGGCCTGGCAGGAGTACCGCGCATGCGCCTGA
- a CDS encoding (2Fe-2S)-binding protein has protein sequence MRLNTTVNGEARQVDDVWEGESLLYVLRERMGLPGSKNACEQGECGSCTVYLDGVTVCACLVAAGQAEGRDVRTVEGLATGGAELDPVQQAFIDAGAVQCGFCTPGLIVATHDLLARRPNPEVAEIREALAGNLCRCTGYQQIIEAVQAAAAARSAAGPR, from the coding sequence ATGCGCCTGAACACGACGGTGAACGGCGAGGCCCGTCAGGTCGACGACGTCTGGGAGGGCGAGAGCCTGCTCTACGTGCTGCGCGAGCGCATGGGCCTGCCCGGCAGCAAGAACGCCTGCGAGCAGGGTGAGTGCGGCTCGTGCACGGTCTACCTGGACGGCGTGACGGTGTGCGCCTGCCTGGTGGCCGCCGGCCAGGCCGAGGGCCGCGACGTCCGGACCGTCGAGGGGCTGGCCACCGGCGGCGCCGAGCTTGACCCGGTGCAGCAGGCCTTTATCGACGCCGGGGCGGTGCAGTGCGGTTTCTGCACCCCCGGCCTGATCGTGGCCACCCACGACCTGCTGGCCCGCCGGCCCAACCCTGAGGTCGCCGAGATCCGGGAGGCGCTGGCCGGCAACCTGTGCCGGTGCACCGGCTACCAGCAGATCATCGAGGCGGTGCAGGCGGCAGCGGCCGCGCGGTCGGCGGCGGGCCCGCGATGA
- a CDS encoding 8-oxoguanine deaminase has translation MIVLEGGHLATVDALDTEYPQGHLVIDGSVIVAVGPGPAPAELRAGAQLLDATGCLITPGLVNTHHHLYQWLTRGLGQDSTLFGWLSELYPVWARIDADAVHAAASANLGWLALSGCSTSSDHHYVFPKAGGDLLEATISAALEIGVRFQACRGSMDLGQSAGGLPPDSVVEDREAILIATEAAIDRWHDPAAGAMTRISVAPCSPFSVTAELMRDAAELARGKGVRLHTHLAETSDEDEFCQQTYGRTPAEYLADLGWLGPDVWLAHCVHLSDSAIASFAETGTSVAHCPTSNGRLGAGSARVQDLIRAGVPVGLGVDGAASNEAGRLVDELRSAMTVARLRGGPQSLSARQTLRLATIGGAQCLGRDAEVGSLEPGKLADVAVWRLDGLGQAGCVDPVFAWAFSSSTPLKLLLVNGRGVVAEDMLLTSDVGRLAREASAASARVLQR, from the coding sequence ATGATCGTGCTGGAAGGCGGTCACCTGGCCACCGTCGACGCCCTGGACACCGAGTACCCGCAGGGGCACCTGGTGATCGACGGCAGCGTCATCGTCGCGGTCGGCCCGGGGCCGGCGCCGGCTGAGCTGCGGGCCGGCGCCCAACTGCTCGACGCCACCGGCTGCCTGATCACCCCGGGGCTGGTGAACACCCACCACCACCTGTACCAGTGGCTGACCCGTGGCCTCGGCCAGGACAGCACGCTGTTCGGCTGGCTCAGCGAGCTGTACCCGGTGTGGGCCCGGATCGACGCCGACGCCGTGCACGCCGCAGCCTCGGCGAACCTGGGCTGGCTGGCGCTGTCAGGGTGCAGCACCAGCTCCGACCACCATTACGTCTTTCCCAAGGCCGGCGGCGACCTGCTGGAAGCGACCATCAGCGCCGCCCTGGAGATCGGGGTGCGATTCCAGGCCTGCCGTGGCTCGATGGACCTGGGCCAGTCCGCCGGCGGGTTGCCGCCTGACTCCGTGGTGGAGGACCGCGAGGCGATCCTGATCGCCACCGAAGCCGCCATCGACCGGTGGCACGACCCCGCAGCCGGGGCGATGACCCGGATCTCGGTGGCCCCGTGCTCGCCGTTCTCGGTCACCGCCGAGCTGATGCGCGACGCCGCCGAGCTGGCCCGGGGCAAGGGCGTCCGGCTGCACACCCACCTCGCCGAGACTTCTGACGAGGACGAGTTCTGCCAGCAAACCTATGGCAGGACTCCGGCGGAGTACCTGGCCGACCTGGGCTGGCTGGGCCCGGACGTCTGGCTGGCGCACTGCGTCCACCTGTCGGACTCCGCGATCGCCAGCTTCGCCGAGACGGGCACCTCGGTGGCGCACTGCCCGACCTCCAACGGCCGGCTGGGAGCCGGCAGCGCCCGGGTCCAGGACCTGATCAGGGCCGGCGTCCCGGTCGGGCTGGGGGTGGACGGCGCGGCCTCGAACGAAGCGGGCCGGCTGGTGGACGAGCTGCGCTCGGCGATGACGGTGGCCCGGTTGCGCGGCGGGCCGCAGTCCCTGAGCGCCCGCCAGACGCTGCGGTTGGCGACCATCGGCGGCGCCCAGTGCCTGGGCCGCGACGCCGAGGTGGGCTCGCTGGAGCCGGGCAAGCTCGCCGATGTCGCGGTCTGGCGGCTGGACGGTCTGGGCCAGGCCGGCTGCGTCGACCCCGTGTTCGCCTGGGCGTTCTCCTCCTCGACGCCGCTGAAGCTGCTGCTGGTCAACGGCCGCGGGGTGGTGGCCGAGGACATGCTGCTGACCTCTGACGTCGGGCGGCTGGCGCGCGAGGCCAGCGCCGCCAGCGCCCGGGTGCTCCAGCGATGA
- a CDS encoding molybdopterin cofactor-binding domain-containing protein, which yields MSTGARTTTETAVGSAVADGIGASPVRPDANLKVRGEFAYSSDMWHDDMLWGATLRSPHPRARITSIDLTEALKTVGVHAVLTASDVPGLNRYGLEIADQPVLAEREVRYQGEPVALVAADHPEIARQACKKIAVEYEVLEPIVDAVAASTPGSPLVHETPVAGHAIVGNVLRSVHIERGSAEVSAEVVVTGEYQVGMQDQAFLGPESGLAVPAEDGGIDLYIATQWLHADQSQVATALGLPTAKVRFTLAGVGGAFGGREDVSMQIHACLLALRTGRPIKMVYSREESFYGHVHRHPALLRYEHGADSSGRLVYARAQIVLDGGAYASSSTAVAGNAATLGFGPYDIPNVTMDCLVTYTNNPPCGAMRGFGAVQACFAYESQMDKLAQACGLSPVELRLRNAMSEGSTMPTGQLVDSAAPVAELLCRVRDAPMPDAAQAGPRDVRELPGGVSNTTHGEGVVRGVGYAVGIKNVGFSEGFDDYSTARVRLELIGDTPVASVHTAAAEVGQGLVTVLQQIVRTELGVTQVTVLPADTSIGSAGSTSASRQSYVTGGAVQAACQAVLARLAERGGRLGDEPIDETVQWRHRPTTVIDPLTGQGAAHVQFAFAAHRAVVDVDVELGLIKVVQISTAQDVGKALNPQAVLGQIHGGTAQGLGLAVMEEIQLHEGKLRNPSFTDYLLPTILDMPPMQVDVLELADPHAPYGLRGVGEPPTISSTPAIVAAIRDATGLALTRVPVRPEHLTDPAI from the coding sequence ATGAGCACCGGCGCCCGAACCACCACCGAGACCGCTGTCGGCTCCGCGGTCGCCGACGGCATCGGCGCCAGCCCGGTGCGCCCGGACGCCAACCTCAAGGTCCGGGGCGAGTTCGCCTACTCCTCGGACATGTGGCACGACGACATGCTCTGGGGCGCCACCCTGCGCAGCCCGCATCCGCGCGCCCGGATCACCTCGATCGACCTGACCGAGGCGCTGAAGACCGTCGGCGTGCACGCGGTGCTCACCGCCTCCGACGTCCCCGGGTTGAACCGGTACGGCCTGGAGATCGCCGACCAGCCGGTGCTCGCCGAGCGGGAGGTCCGCTACCAGGGCGAGCCGGTGGCGCTCGTGGCCGCCGACCATCCCGAGATCGCGCGGCAGGCGTGCAAGAAGATCGCAGTCGAGTACGAGGTGCTGGAGCCGATCGTCGACGCGGTGGCCGCCAGCACGCCCGGTTCGCCGCTGGTGCACGAGACTCCTGTCGCCGGGCACGCCATCGTGGGCAATGTGCTGCGCTCGGTGCACATAGAACGCGGCTCGGCGGAGGTCAGCGCCGAGGTGGTGGTGACCGGTGAGTACCAGGTGGGCATGCAGGACCAGGCCTTTCTCGGGCCGGAGTCGGGGTTGGCGGTGCCGGCCGAGGACGGCGGGATCGACCTCTACATCGCCACCCAGTGGTTGCACGCCGACCAGAGCCAGGTGGCCACCGCGCTCGGACTGCCCACCGCCAAGGTGCGTTTCACCCTCGCCGGCGTGGGCGGCGCCTTCGGTGGCCGCGAGGACGTCTCGATGCAGATCCACGCCTGCCTGCTGGCGTTGCGCACCGGCCGGCCGATCAAGATGGTCTACAGCCGCGAGGAGTCCTTCTACGGCCACGTGCACCGGCACCCGGCGCTGCTGCGCTACGAGCACGGCGCCGACTCCTCCGGCCGGCTGGTCTACGCCCGGGCCCAGATCGTCCTCGACGGCGGCGCCTACGCCTCGTCCTCGACCGCCGTGGCCGGCAACGCGGCGACACTGGGCTTCGGCCCGTACGACATCCCCAACGTCACCATGGACTGCCTGGTGACCTACACCAACAACCCGCCGTGCGGGGCGATGCGCGGCTTCGGCGCCGTTCAGGCTTGTTTCGCCTACGAGTCCCAGATGGACAAGCTGGCCCAGGCCTGCGGGTTGTCACCGGTCGAGCTGCGGCTGCGCAACGCGATGAGCGAGGGGTCGACGATGCCCACCGGGCAGCTGGTGGACTCGGCGGCGCCGGTGGCCGAGCTGCTGTGCCGGGTCCGTGACGCCCCGATGCCGGACGCCGCGCAAGCCGGGCCGCGCGACGTGCGCGAGCTGCCGGGCGGGGTGTCCAACACCACCCATGGCGAGGGTGTGGTGCGCGGCGTCGGCTATGCCGTCGGCATCAAGAACGTCGGTTTCTCCGAGGGGTTCGACGATTACTCCACGGCCCGGGTGCGGCTGGAGCTGATCGGCGACACCCCCGTCGCCTCGGTGCACACCGCCGCCGCCGAGGTGGGCCAGGGCCTGGTCACGGTGCTGCAGCAGATCGTGCGCACCGAGCTGGGAGTCACCCAGGTGACGGTGCTGCCGGCCGACACCAGCATCGGCTCGGCCGGCTCCACGTCGGCCTCGCGGCAGTCCTACGTCACCGGCGGCGCGGTGCAGGCCGCCTGCCAGGCGGTGCTGGCCAGGCTGGCCGAGCGCGGCGGCAGGCTGGGCGACGAGCCGATCGATGAGACGGTGCAGTGGCGGCACCGGCCGACCACCGTGATCGACCCGCTGACCGGACAGGGCGCCGCGCACGTGCAGTTCGCCTTCGCCGCGCACCGGGCGGTGGTCGACGTCGACGTCGAGCTCGGACTGATCAAGGTGGTGCAGATCAGCACCGCCCAAGACGTCGGCAAGGCGCTGAACCCGCAGGCGGTGCTGGGCCAGATCCACGGCGGCACCGCCCAGGGCCTGGGGCTGGCGGTGATGGAGGAGATCCAGCTGCACGAGGGAAAACTGCGCAATCCCTCGTTCACCGACTACCTGCTGCCCACCATCCTGGACATGCCGCCGATGCAGGTGGACGTGCTGGAGCTGGCCGACCCGCACGCGCCCTACGGCCTGCGCGGCGTGGGCGAGCCGCCGACCATCTCATCGACGCCGGCCATCGTGGCCGCGATCCGGGACGCGACCGGGCTGGCCTTGACCCGGGTGCCGGTGCGTCCGGAGCACCTGACCGACCCCGCTATCTGA
- a CDS encoding Txe/YoeB family addiction module toxin gives MRLVFTSHGWEDYKYWQTADRNTLKRINRLIEDVLRDPFTGIGKPEQLRHALAGSWSRRISDEHRLVYLVDGEDVVVLQARYHYS, from the coding sequence GTGAGACTGGTGTTCACCTCCCACGGCTGGGAGGACTACAAATACTGGCAGACCGCTGACCGGAACACGCTCAAGCGCATCAATCGACTTATCGAGGACGTGCTGCGCGACCCCTTCACCGGTATCGGAAAACCCGAGCAGCTCCGTCATGCCCTGGCCGGCAGCTGGTCGCGCCGCATCAGCGACGAGCACCGATTGGTGTATCTCGTCGATGGCGAGGACGTCGTGGTGCTGCAGGCGCGCTACCACTACTCCTGA
- a CDS encoding type II toxin-antitoxin system prevent-host-death family antitoxin — protein sequence MSITASEARKNLFPLIEQVNDDRTPVEITSRRGDAVLMSRADYDALEETAHLLRSPANARRLLESLQQATDGDRQERVLDQ from the coding sequence ATGTCGATAACCGCGAGCGAAGCGCGCAAGAACCTGTTTCCACTCATCGAGCAGGTGAACGATGACCGCACGCCGGTTGAGATCACCTCGCGGCGCGGTGACGCCGTGCTGATGTCGCGGGCGGACTATGACGCGCTGGAGGAGACCGCGCACCTGCTCCGCTCACCCGCCAACGCTCGCCGCCTGCTTGAGAGCCTGCAGCAGGCGACTGATGGCGATCGCCAGGAGCGTGTGTTGGACCAGTGA
- a CDS encoding 3-oxoacyl-ACP reductase, with protein MQGRVAVITGGCSGVGLAAVKKFLDEGAKVVIADVNAEAGAPLAEELEATFVAVDVTDADQVQALFQTAFDTYGSVDIVFNNAEIMPLDDQSILDTDLDAWRRVHEANLTSVYLCCKAALPYMLEQKRGSIINTASLAAVMGSAASQISYTAAKGGVLAMTRELGVQFARDGIRVNALCPGPVSTPLAQELIDSDPDGAERELARIPMGRLAEPQEIASAALFLASDESSFITASQFLVDGGISGAYLPPI; from the coding sequence TTGCAGGGCAGAGTCGCGGTGATCACCGGCGGCTGCAGCGGTGTGGGCCTCGCGGCGGTGAAGAAGTTCCTCGACGAGGGCGCCAAGGTGGTGATCGCCGACGTCAACGCCGAGGCCGGCGCCCCGCTCGCCGAGGAGCTCGAGGCCACCTTCGTCGCCGTCGACGTGACCGACGCCGATCAGGTGCAGGCGCTGTTCCAAACTGCCTTCGACACCTACGGCAGCGTCGACATCGTCTTCAACAACGCCGAGATCATGCCGCTGGACGACCAGTCGATCCTGGACACCGACCTCGACGCCTGGCGGCGGGTGCACGAGGCGAACCTGACCTCGGTCTACCTGTGCTGCAAGGCGGCGCTGCCCTACATGCTGGAGCAGAAACGCGGCTCGATCATCAACACCGCCTCGCTCGCGGCGGTGATGGGCTCGGCTGCCTCGCAGATCTCCTACACCGCCGCCAAGGGCGGGGTGCTGGCGATGACGCGCGAGCTCGGCGTCCAGTTCGCCCGAGACGGGATCCGGGTCAACGCGCTGTGCCCCGGGCCGGTCAGCACGCCGCTGGCGCAGGAGCTCATCGACTCAGACCCCGACGGCGCCGAGCGCGAGCTGGCGCGCATCCCGATGGGCCGGCTCGCCGAGCCGCAGGAGATCGCCTCGGCGGCGCTGTTCCTGGCCTCGGACGAGTCCAGCTTCATCACCGCCTCGCAGTTCCTGGTGGACGGCGGGATCTCCGGCGCCTACCTCCCGCCGATCTAG
- a CDS encoding SMR family transporter, whose translation MSWIVLVVSGVLEAVWATALGKSQGLSRLAPSVVFFTALTASMAGLAYAMRALPVGTSYGVWVGVGAVLTVAYAMTTGAESASAQKMLFVAMIVGGVIGLKVSH comes from the coding sequence GTGTCGTGGATCGTTCTCGTTGTGTCCGGCGTGCTCGAAGCGGTGTGGGCGACCGCCCTCGGCAAGTCGCAGGGGCTCAGCCGGCTTGCTCCGTCGGTCGTGTTCTTCACCGCTCTGACCGCGAGCATGGCCGGGCTGGCCTACGCGATGCGCGCGCTGCCCGTCGGCACTTCCTACGGCGTGTGGGTAGGAGTCGGCGCCGTCCTCACGGTGGCCTACGCGATGACGACCGGCGCGGAATCGGCCTCGGCGCAGAAGATGCTGTTCGTGGCCATGATCGTCGGCGGCGTGATCGGGCTCAAGGTCAGCCACTAG
- a CDS encoding MauE/DoxX family redox-associated membrane protein, protein MSAAALLLAAAGLAKLLQRAPLRSALAAAGVPGAQRLSAKTANRLSGAVELAVALLALLVGGRVGAALIAVAYLVLAGLSARMMVIESGQDCGCFAKPVAVSHWHTAVNLSCALAGLIALVQPSGSLISQFGQQPVTAAALLLAAAVLAYLGYLVMTALPELTAATKLEVAG, encoded by the coding sequence GTGAGCGCTGCGGCGCTCTTACTCGCCGCTGCCGGCCTGGCCAAGCTCCTCCAGCGCGCGCCGCTCCGGTCCGCTCTTGCGGCCGCCGGCGTCCCCGGCGCCCAGCGGCTCAGCGCCAAGACGGCGAATCGGCTGTCCGGCGCGGTCGAGCTGGCGGTCGCCCTGCTGGCGCTGCTGGTCGGGGGACGCGTCGGGGCCGCTCTGATCGCGGTCGCTTATCTCGTCCTGGCCGGGCTTTCGGCACGCATGATGGTCATCGAGTCGGGGCAGGACTGCGGTTGCTTCGCCAAGCCCGTGGCGGTCAGCCATTGGCACACGGCGGTCAACCTGAGCTGCGCGCTGGCCGGGCTGATCGCCCTCGTCCAGCCGTCGGGCTCACTGATCAGCCAGTTCGGACAGCAGCCGGTGACCGCCGCGGCGTTGCTGCTGGCCGCCGCCGTGCTGGCCTACCTCGGCTACCTTGTGATGACGGCGCTGCCTGAGCTCACAGCCGCCACCAAGCTGGAGGTCGCCGGGTGA